The Acidobacteriota bacterium genomic sequence TCCCCTTCGGGCGCGCCTCCGGGCTGGTGGAGGCCCGGAAGATCCTGGGCAGCGTCGAGGGGATCGCCTTCTGCTCCTTCAACGAGAACGACGTGGTTCGGCACCACCTGGTGCGGCTGATCATCAAGGCGTACCAGCGGCACGCCGAAAACGAACCGGGGAACGGGGACCATGCGCCAAGACCGTAGGACCAGGCTGGGCATCCTCTTCGGGGGCCGATCGGGGGAGCACGAGGTTTCGCTCACCTCCGCCGCCAGCGTGATCGCGGCCCTGGATCCCGGGGACTACGAGATCTTCGCCGCCGGCATCACCCCCTCCGGCCGGATTGCCCGCCCCTCCGAACTGAAGCGCATGCTGCCGGCCGAACTCCTCGGGCGGATCCGGCCGCTCGCGGCGATCGGAACGGAGGCCTCGGTGCTGCGGGTCGCCTCGGGCGCCCCCGAGGACCCGCCGGCGGCCGGCGGCGGCGACGGGGGGCCCGAGATCTGGTTTCCCCTGCTGCACGGCCCTTACGGCGAGGACGGCACCATGCAGGGTCTGCTGGAAATGGCCGGCCTCCCCTATATCGGGTGCGGCGTGCTGGCTTCGGCCGCCGCCATGGACAAGGACCTGGCCAAGCGGCTGCTCGCGCAGTCGGGGCTTCCGGTGACCCCTTCGATGACGGTCTTTGCGCGCGAACTGGAGGCCGGCCTGGGTTCGGTACGCGGGCGGGCCGAGCGCGCGTGGGGCTACCCGATGTTTTCCAAGCCCGCCAACCTCGGTTCTTCCGTGGGAGTGCACAAGATCCGGCGCCGGGAGGAATTCGGGGACGCCGTGCGCGATTCGGCCCGGTACGACCGGAAGATCCTGATCGAAAAGGGGATCGACGGCAGGGAGCTGGAATGCGCCGTTCTGGGCAACGACGGCGCGCGCGCCTCGGTGGTGGGGGAGGTGATTTCCGCCGGCGAGTTTTACGACTACGCATCGAAATATGTCAGCACGGAAAGCCGGCTGGAGATCCCGGCGCGGATCGACGCGGCGACGGCGGACGAAATCCGGACGCTGGCGCTCAGGGCCTTTGCCGCGCTGGACGGCAGCGGCCTGGCCCGGGTCGACTTCTTTCTGGACCGGGCTTCGGGCGGGGTCTGGATCAACGAGATCAACACCATGCCGGGCTTCACCCCCATCAGCATGTATACCAAGCTCTGGGCGGCCGCGGGGGTGCCGTTCGCGCAGCTGGTGAGGGAGCTGATCCGCCTGGGCCTGGAGCGCTTCGAGGAGAGAAACGGCCGGACCATGTCCCATCGGTGAGCGCGCCGGGAGCGATCCGGCTTGAACCCCCGGCGGCGGTCAAGCTAATATCGTGAAAACGGCAGGAGGATTTGGCCATGAGTTCTTTTACACCGGAAGATGCGCTCCGCGACCGGCTGCTGCGGGAAGACGACGAATACCGGGAGCTGGCCGCGGAGCATCGGAGATACGAGCAACAGCTCGAAGATCTGACGCGCAAGCATTTTCTCAGCGAAGAGGAAGAACTGCTGGAAAAGACCCTGAAGAAGAAGAAGCTGGCGCTCAAGGACAAGATGCATTTCCTGGTCCTGCGGCAGCGGAGGTAGGCGGCAAGGAGACGCCCGTCAGGCGCCGGAATCCCGTCCGGACAGGGGGTGCCACGGGTTTCCTGTTCATTCACCCCTGTCCAGGAAAGCGGCCCCATGGCAAGCGACGCATACCGGTTTTTGATCCCCCTCCTGATCCTGGGCGGCCTGGCCGCTTTTTTCTCCCTCCCCCTCCCGGCCGGGATCCTCTTCGTTCTCGCGC encodes the following:
- a CDS encoding DUF465 domain-containing protein; translated protein: MSSFTPEDALRDRLLREDDEYRELAAEHRRYEQQLEDLTRKHFLSEEEELLEKTLKKKKLALKDKMHFLVLRQRR
- a CDS encoding D-alanine--D-alanine ligase, with amino-acid sequence MRQDRRTRLGILFGGRSGEHEVSLTSAASVIAALDPGDYEIFAAGITPSGRIARPSELKRMLPAELLGRIRPLAAIGTEASVLRVASGAPEDPPAAGGGDGGPEIWFPLLHGPYGEDGTMQGLLEMAGLPYIGCGVLASAAAMDKDLAKRLLAQSGLPVTPSMTVFARELEAGLGSVRGRAERAWGYPMFSKPANLGSSVGVHKIRRREEFGDAVRDSARYDRKILIEKGIDGRELECAVLGNDGARASVVGEVISAGEFYDYASKYVSTESRLEIPARIDAATADEIRTLALRAFAALDGSGLARVDFFLDRASGGVWINEINTMPGFTPISMYTKLWAAAGVPFAQLVRELIRLGLERFEERNGRTMSHR